The Enhydrobacter sp. sequence CGCCGGTGTCATGCGCGCCTCGAGCGTGGCCTTGTCCTTGATCGCCTGGTCCCGGCGATCCTGGTTCTTCGCCGTGTAACGCTCGATGGCGAGGCTGATCCATTTGTATGCCTGCACGTCGTCGTGTGGCGGAATGCCTTCACCGAAGCCGTACATGAACCCGATATCGTTCTGCGCCCGCGCATAGCCCTGTTGCGCCGCACGCAAATACCATTTAGCGGCTTGCGCATGGTCGCGCGGCACGCCCTCGCCGCTCCAATACATCGCGCCCAGAAGGGTTTGCGCTTCGGCATTGCCTTGCTCGGCCAACGGCCGCCAGATAGCGATGGCCGTCGCAAAATCC is a genomic window containing:
- a CDS encoding tetratricopeptide repeat protein, translated to MLASIAASTGASAQSVAERMHTAAVAYHNKDFATAIAIWRPLAEQGNAEAQTLLGAMYWSGEGVPRDHAQAAKWYLRAAQQGYARAQNDIGFMYGFGEGIPPHDDVQAYKWISLAIERYTAKNQDRRDQAIKDKATLEARMTPAQLAQAKREIRDWKPGH